The following are encoded together in the Choloepus didactylus isolate mChoDid1 chromosome 7, mChoDid1.pri, whole genome shotgun sequence genome:
- the TAAR9 gene encoding trace amine-associated receptor 9, giving the protein MSSNVPQTEAVALCYENVIGACVEAPYSPGPRAVLSAVLGFGAALAACGSLPVVVAILRFQQLHAPTNLLLASLAGADCLVGVTVMPFSALRTVESCWDFGESYCKFHTCFDTSFCFASLFHLCCISVDRYIAVTDPLSYPTKFTLSVSGLCSLLSWFFSVTYSFSIFYTGNNEEGIEELVVALTCVGGCQAPLNQKWVLLCFLLFFVPTVAMVFIYGKIFLAAKHQAWKIESTASRAQSSSESYGERVAKRERKAPETLGIAVEAFLVSWLPYIIDAVIDAYMNFITPPYVYEILVWCVYCNSAVNPLIYAFFYPWFRKAVKLIVSGKVLRSGSSTINLFSEEADID; this is encoded by the coding sequence ATGAGCAGCAATGTCCCCCAGACGGAGGCGGTGGCGCTGTGCTACGAGAACGTGATCGGCGCGTGCGTGGAAGCGCCCTACTCGCCGGGGCCGCGCGCCGTCCTGTCCGCGGTCCTGGGCTTCGGGGCGGCGCTGGCCGCGTGCGGGAGCCTGCCGGTGGTCGTGGCCATCCTGCGCTTCCAGCAGCTGCACGCGCCCACCAACCTCCTGCTCGCCTCCCTGGCCGGCGCCGACTGCCTGGTGGGAGTGACTGTGATGCCCTTCAGCGCCCTGAGGACCGTGGAGAGCTGCTGGGACTTTGGGGAGAGTTACTGCAAGTTCCACACGTGTTTCGACACTTCCTTTTGCTTCGCTTCTTTATTTCACTTATGCTGCATCTCTGTCGACAGGTATATTGCTGTCACTGATCCTCTCAGCTATCCAACTAAGTTCACTCTGTCGGTTTCCGGGCTATGCAGTCTTCTCTCTTGGTTCTTTTCCGTAACCTacagtttttccatcttttacacCGGGAACAATGAAGAGGGAATCGAGGAACTGGTAGTTGCTCTCACGTGTGTAGGAGGCTGTCAGGCGCCATTGAATCAAAAGTGGGTCctgctttgtttccttttgttcttcGTACCCACTGTTGCCATGGTTTTTATATATGGTAAGATATTTTTGGCGGCTAAACACCAGGCTTGGAAGATAGAGAGTACAGCCAGCCGAGCCCAGTCCTCCTCTGAGAGTTACGGGGAGAGGGTAGCAAAAAGGGAGAGGAAGGCTCCGGAAACGTTGGGGATCGCGGTGGAGGCGTTTCTTGTGTCTTGGTTACCCTACATTATCGATGCGGTGATTGACGCTTACATGAATTTCATAACGCCTCCTTATGTTTATGAGATTCTAGTGTGGTGTGTTTACTGTAACTCAGCTGTGAACCCCTTGATATATGCTTTCTTTTACCCATGGTTTCGGAAGGCAGTAAAACTTATTGTAAGTGGCAAAGTCTTAAGGAGTGGATCCTcaacaattaatttattttctgaggAAGCAGATATAGAttga